The genomic stretch TGGATAGACTTGCTTTAACGTATAGTTTAGCCATATCCATCCTTGCCCTAAGACGTGATTAGGTTATGCATAGCCAGTGCCATAAGCAGGGTTGATAAATAATTGCCTTTTGTGGCCATTTAGTGATACACAAATGGCTAATTTCATTAACTAGTTGATAACTAAATGGTAGCTATTGATTACTTTGCTCCTATCGGATCGGCATCTGAGGCTCCATCATACACTGAAGTATCACTCGGTCTGGGTGTATACCCTGATGTGGACCTTGCGCCAAATATCGACAGTGGCGTTTGTGCCTAAATTAAACTATAACGACTACCTAAGTTACCATCAGTTGCTTTATTGGATTAGGAGTCTGAAACTGTGCTGGAGTCTGCGGAACTGGAAACGACGAGTCTGGAAGGTTTATTTCTCCCTAAGAATAAACTAAATCTTACCTGAACTTACCTCTAAGGGTGTTTGCAGCTTGTTTGCCATTGCGGCGATTCTAGCCTCTTCCATTATGGACGAGGTCATCGGGGTCCTTGCAACCACACTGTTGGTTGCGTTCTCTAGCAGTTGCACGTCTGCTCCCATCTTAATAATTTGATTCTAAAAAGAAGTTGAGTGTTGCAGTAAACGTACAATTTCCTCATCAGTCATCGTTGGCTCCGGGAGTACCAGTCTATTCTTCAAACTCCTAGACTTGTCGTACTTTTCAAATATTGCCATTGCCGCCGGCGTGTCGTCGCTTTGCAgcctcttcagcttcctgATGTCATCCTTCCGCAGCCTCTCCAACTCCTGGTCGCGGCGAATTCCTTCAAGCTGCTCAATGCTAAACGTTATTGTTAGTTGTTAATTGGCGTTAAACTCAATTAACTATTCCACGTACTTCTTTATTGATAAGTTTGCAGGCTTATCCTTATCTGGTGGGTAAAATCCTTTTGGCGGCTGTATCTCAAATGGGATTTCATGCTCGTAGTCGATGGTTTCCTTCTTCGACTTAAAGTTTCTCACTGAAATCCCTGCCGACTTTAGCTCTCTCCTCTTCTGCAGCGCTGCTATTCTCTTTGACTGTTCCAACGCCTTCTCTCTCGCCTTCCTCTTTGCCTTTTTACCCCTCGTGTTGGCCAAACGTGCTCTTGCTTCGGCCAAcatttccttttcatcGTCGTCCATGTCCACTGCGTCAGGCCTTGACGGCTTACACTCCAGCTGTGGATCAATCTCACCTGGACGCAGTTTCCTAGGGTCAAATTCGTCGTCCTAGAGTGTTTTATTGGCCAAATAACCCTCTTACCTCCTCGCGTCCCTGGGCTTGGTCCAAAAGTCGCTCATAATGTTGTAAACACTGGTACGCTGTGCGTCCTATCAGCGGTCCTATTGTTCTCCACTGCGTTGGAAACAGTTTGGCCAGGTGTAAAAGcttctcttcttcctctttgGACCATTCAGTCTTTTTAATATGAGGATCGAGCCACTCGAACCTAAATTATTGGTTATTAAAGTTTTAAACTTCCTGATTCTTACCATCTGGCTTTACATTGTTTTGCCGATTTATTTACCAATAAGGATGAGACTCTGGACCAGTTGTTAAGTCCATATTTCATAACGGCGGCCTTGAGCACCTCATCCTCTGTGTTTTTCCAAACTCCACCCtttatttgaataaacattttaaaaatataaattaaatttaaattaaaaatacaataacagataaaattattttatacagtGGTATTTCGCTAAATTGATTGATAATGTTTCCCCATCCATCAAGGAAAGTTAACATCAGTTTTCACTCATTATCAATTTACACTTTTCAAAGTTATAACTTTTTGTTGATTTTCATGTCCGTGTTATATTCGGTTTGACTTGAATCCATctgttattgttaaaatatcTGGTATTTTACTCACATCGCCAGTTACAAATACGAGATTCCATTGGGAATTTTACGTGTTAAATCACctatttgttaatatacGGTGAAAGTTCCTTTATAAGGTATTCCAATCTATCCTAtacattgtttatttgattcTTAGATTATATTGAGATACCTGTTTGTTTCTGTTCTTCCAGTTGTAATAGTTTACTCCCACCACGTTCCATCCCATATCTTTGAGAATCTTATATTTCAACTGTGTTAAAGCGTTCAGCTCTCTTGAGTTGTGGAAGAAGTGTGTGTACCCATTGACCTCGATGGCAACCTATTATTTCTTAAATTGTCGTAAACctacatttaattttggaACGACGTAGTCCAATCTATATGGGCCCAGTTGATACTCGGACTTATATTTGAGCTTAATTTCATCCAACAGTTTGGACAGTTTCAACTAAAAGGGCGTGCGAGTTTTAACCAATTACCTGCATTTTCGAAGTGTTTGGAGCATACTTCATGTTTAATTTGATGATGGAGTCCAACAGTGTTTCATATTTACTCGGAAATGGATCCATGTTATACTTCAAAAAGTGTAAGCATATTCCAATCTATTGAGGGGATTATGTTCGGGTAGGAACTGAAACAGTACCTGGTTCACCTCAATATCCACGAGTAGCGACAGCTTCTCAGAGATCCTATCAATAATTGCACACACTATGTCTCCCAATTGCCCATTAACTGAAAAATTATTTCGCAGGTAAAACTAACTTTTCTCATCAATGTTAGAAACTACAATGGACAGCAATATGTTACACAGCTCCTGAGAGCCAAAGGTGTAAATACGAGGAGGTATCTTCTGATAGAGCAAAGTATGGTACATGGCGTTTTTATTCTGCAAAAAGCATAACGATCTCAGAACCATGGCCAACAAAGCCTTATCCTAAACCCAATCGTTACTATAAAATAGCATAGTTACTTACCGAACATAATTCATGATAGTTAGATTCATTGGTAAGCAATTTTGTAGAGATTCTATCGATTATGGATTCGTCCCTATACTGCAGCTTTGAGCACAAATGAAGTATAAAGCACAGGTCAAAggttgaaaaaaatgaaagcTCCTCATTAATCTTAAGTGTGACCAGAGGGATGAAAATGTTCGTTTTCAGAACATCGAGCTTATTTAGGTCTATCAAGTACTGCGTTAAGCTCCTGGTATCTATTGACTTATACTTCCTCAGTACTATGCGATtaattacatttaaaagCGAAAGCTAAGCACACATGAACATGAATTGTGCCAATACCTTTTTGTATGAAACTTTAGCGAGAGAGTGAGTGATCTTCAAGAGATCGGACACCTCCAAGGAGTCCAAATTGAACCGAATCTTGTCACACAGGCGATCCCAAAGGTTCCAATCAGTGATTTTACTCTATTCAAATGGGTGATTTTTATGAATTTGTATGTATTTACCCTGCTTAGTGTGTCAAATGAGTATATTATCTGGtcattatttaattctCCAATAGTATTCTCTAGAAGGCTGGGAATCTGGTTAACGGAATAGAATCTTCCATGAAAGACtggatattttacacatcttaaaattttattgaaATTATACatcaaaaattataaaaactattaatttaaaagtataGGTTAGTATACAATGGTAAATTATAACACACCACATCAGTCAAgttaaaacacaaataagttatttatttataaaatatttcatATATGATGAGGCTCAGTAATAGAAGGTGTGTGTCTGAGGGGTTCAAAACATTTCTGAACAGTATACAAAGGTACAGATTGCTAAATAAAGACGATAAGGAGAAACTGCTATCTCAACACAATCTACAGGTACACATACATTAATTCtccatcatttttatagtcattgtattaattaataCGTTTAGAATGTTTCGTCCCGTGAAATGACTGagataaacaaaaaactgGACCTTCCAGATCACACACCAGCATCGCACAGAGACCAAGAGTTGAAAGGATTAGACAATTctgatttaataaaaagagaATTGAGCAGACAAATGAGTTCTGGGTTTAAACAGAGAAGGATtgtagtaaaaaataagacCTTTACAGGGAGaagtaaattttttatgGGCATCGATCCTACTAAGGAACTGGATCCAATTGAAATAAAGTAAGAAAAATAGAAGTGATGAATAAACTGGATGTAGATATGATATATTCTCATCGGAAAATGAAACGGAATCGTTGGTTTCAGACGTAAAAAAGGCATCCAAATACGAACAAGTCCAGAAAATATTGGAAGAATCAAGACCAGTATCACAGGTATCATAAGAGCTGTTAACGACGTTTAGCACGTGTTAACGGATAATTTCATGGATGTGCTCTCGAGAGCAATAGAAGAAAATTTATCAAACCTGGAGTAAGTACTTAATGAGTAAATGTAAATGTTCAGGAGACCTGTGCTGACAAATGAGTTGTCAGACTACAAGGCAGCATATGCCATGAAGAGGGCGTCCTTGCGCAACTTACTCATAAACAAGTGTGTGAGAAACGCATTCGAGGAAAGTAGAGTGGATAAGTTTATAGATTCTCAGAAGAGTGCATACAGCCAGAGACTAAACGTAGGcaataaaaaaagttatTTATGTAGAAATGAGTTTACATCAAATGGGCCACACCCCCAAGCAACAATTTACTCACGCAATCGTTAGGCTCCATTACCACCTGAGGTCTTAGAGCCGATCGCAGCATTCAGAGGAGACGTTTACTATTCATTTTCGCCGATGCAGAGACTCCAGGATAAATTGAATGGAATCAACAGGCTGATAGACGGAATAGCATCAGGTACCAGTGAAGGCAATTATTGAGTTTAGGAGACGAAGAAATAGTGTCAAAGCTGCCTGAATTTGAGAGAAAATCTGATTACCCATTTGATAACTACTACGGATTCAAGTCGGAAGTGCCGAATGAAGTAACAGGGTCGATAAAAATGGGAAAGAAACCGAACGAAGAGGCGCTGAGGTACCCGAACCTGCAGTGTGTAGCACACTCGTTGCCAAAGGACCGCAAATACAGAACAATAGTGGCGCACTCAATCAAAGTGTTGGAAAGAGCGAGAGGATGGGACCACCTGAGCAAAGTTAAGGCCATAAATAAGCTCGTGGAAGTGTACAATAACATGAGTTCGTCAAGTTACTACCGAAAAGTCATGGAAGACTCGGTTCCAACGGAAGATGAGAGGCCAAAAGTGGTTAAAACGCTGACTCGACAAGAAGTGTTCAATAAAGGACTAAAGTACATACCGTCTCTGTTCCGAAATCATTGGAACCGAgtgaaaagaaaaaattaatgtaataaGGTGTGGttatatgtttaattaaataaacatactCAGGAGGGGCTAGATTCTTAAAAGAAGCAATAATTAGAAACTGACAGAAGTGGGATTCGAACCCACGCCCTAGAAGGACTGCGACCTGAACACAGCGCCATAGACCGCTCGGCCATTCTGTCTGATGGTATCCTGTTAaagtatatttatattagtaacaataaacaaaattaaattaaaactaaaacacAAAATGACTAATATAACCAGTTATGTTATTTGGAATCACAAATGTTGAAATTGTGGGAACACACGGGAAGCAAGCCCCAAGCGGGCAACTCAAGACGTAacgaaaatataaatataggTTACATGAGAGCATAAAATTAAGCTAATTAGAAATGCTAGCTCTTAGAGCTCTTGTTTTTTGCTAGAAGGCTCATGGTTTGGGCCAAAAAGGCCTCAATATGCCAAATGTCCTTTGAGCCCATCTTCATGGTGTGAGAGAAGTGAGCAGCCAAGTGAACGACGAGGGGAACTAGAGAAGGCTTTATGCGTCGGAGCAACAGATTGACCATAGTCTGTGGAATACGTGAGTTgaaatacaaatgtgtacataaCAATGATATATAAGGTGTGTGTACACATATGTGACCTCATATCTACACATAGCAGAAACAAGTACCTCTAAAATGATGTCTCCGGGAATGCAACAGACCAGGAGATCGTATATCTGCGACCTTACTGCCGAGAGCCTGAACGTTACATGAAATGGCATGAATGTACGTCGACGGAGTCTGGTTCGAAAGCACCGACTGAACGATTTGGTTGATGTTCTTCTCCCAGGGCATCATGAAGTTCTTAGTCTCCAGCGTGAATCCACCCATGGCGACCGCCTCCAGGGTGAGAATGGACCGCCTGAGGTTCCTGTTGCTAGATTCAGCAATATTCATAAGCATCGAGTCGCTGGCCTGGGAGGGAGTGATGTCCTCAGCATTGCAAATCCCACGCAAAATATCGACAATCTGTATGTTTGCGTTACATATCTGTGCTCACCTCTGCATTGGTGTGACTCCTCACCCTCACACACAAACAACGGCTTCTCAAGGGAGGCATTATCTGAGCAAAATTGGAATCGACGAACTAACCCTGGATAGTTGGCGAACGTGTAGAAACATCCGTGCGTTTTTAACGCAGGTTTCCATGGTCCGACGAAGAGCGGCCTGAGCCTCCTGAGTAAGAGTATCCGCGTCCTCCAGAAGAAACACTGTTTTGGCGTGAATTAAGTAAATTGAACGAACCCCTGTAGGAAGGACCCTTCGAAAAGTAATTTGAGGCCGAAGGGGCAGAAGACAAGTTGCGAATAACGTCCTGAACTATATACCTATCCCTGGTGCCCAACTCAGGACAAGGAACTGAAAGCGTCGtgttaaaacataaaacCAACTTTGAATGTGCGCCTCACTCTGGCAAACAATCACCTCATTGGAGTCCTTGTAGGTCAAAACGTCCGTTTTAATCTGTGCAAGTAAATTGATACTtatatgattaaaatacctTGTCGACCCTGGTTCCGAACACGTCCCGTAGCGTGGCAAGCATTCTGGACTTTTTCCCGGACCCGGAAGGGCCGTAGAATAGAAAATGCGGCAGCTCCCCGTGCGATTTGCTAACCAGCTTCAACAAAAGTTCGTTGACATCCTTGTGGGATGAAAAGTCACTTAAATTCCTAGGACAGTGCTTATCTATCCAAAGCATAGGTAAACGAgtaagaataaaattaaaattaaggcAAGCCACACACTGGAATCCCAATGTAGGacctatttttaatcatctTCGAGGGAAATGTTCTTGGAACTCTTGTGTATGTGCTCCAATTCActgaaatataaatatttcaatttaataattgtattacTCTAGCCGGTCCAGGATAAGCTTGTCCCGTAAATCGGGGAATGGTTCGAGCCTGATATACCTAAACACAATTAGGGTTCCACTGAACGAACGCTTGATCGGTGAAGAATTTTAGCTTTgccctttttaaattatcttCCCTGGCTCCAGCCTTATAAAACAGGGACTGTTTAAGCATCTTCTTGAAGGAATCGACAAATTCTTCCTTCTAATGGAAAATGGTTACACATGTATGAACGCATTACCTTTTCATGTTTGTACTTATCCAAGGATCGTTCCAATACCCTTATAGGCAAATGCCCAAACAGCTTTGTTCCAAGAAGCTCGACAGCCTGAATTGTTAACTTAAATAGAGAGGTACCTCTTCCAAATCGTGACCGAAGGGATCTATCTCCGCCAGCTTGCTCTCAAACAGCCTAACTCTGTCAGCAAGGAAGTCCCTCGTAAACTTCTTATACAAGTAGCGCCTGTTCTCCAAGTGCTCGTTGCTGTATCGCGGGTCTGAACTGAGAAGCTCATCATCCATGGGCTCCACTTCGCCGTCCCTGAACGGCATCTTGACCTTTTCGTATAGGAGACTCAGGAAGTTGTCCTCGGCCATTTTCCGAAGGTGTGCGTCTCTGTGAGATTCCTGGTGCGACTCCACCCTTCTTTTGTGCGATTCCCTGGGTTTTTTCGACTGGTCCAGCTTTCTCTTCCCGGACTCTTTCTCTTTCGGTTCCAAACTCTCCAAAAGCTCCAGCGTGTGTGGAGTGGAAGTGCTCTCTTCCAGAAGCTCCCTTCTCAACTGATTGAAGAGCCTTTTGCGATGCGATTGCGGAATCTTCTTATATCGAGGGTCAAACAAAAGCTTAGGTATGGTCTGAGAAGTGTGAATTGATGTTGGTTTGATACCTGTTCATAGCCCACATTGTTTGGAAGGTTTAGCGATTTTACCAGTTCCTTGTACTCATCGAGGTCCTCCTGTGGAATCTTCACCTCCTCCGGTTCCTCtacttccttcttctgaGGCTTCTTTATGGAAGGCTTGTCCCATCGGGTCTGTAGTTGAGAATGTGCCAACGGCCGTTGCAGTTACCTCTTTGGTCTCTCGGTTgtagtaatatttaaaattcccCGACGTTTCCACCTCATACCTAAGCGTAAATTGAGATTACTCAAAATACCAGCTGGATTCCTCCATCTGCTTCCACGAAACGGGCACTCCGACATCCCCGTCCGTATCGTTAACCATTGCCCTAGCGAGAGAGCGGaaacaaacacaaatacGGCTAAACTGTGCACATGGAAGATAAAAGTTAGATTATACAACAATATTGTTAATGGCGTGCGTGATTGAGTCGATAAGTGCGTTGGTTTGGGGCGAGTAGTTGGGCGTCAGCTGGAACCGAGGGTTCCTGAACAGCTCAACGACGACGAGTGACACGCCCCAGGGGCACTGGCCGGGCGCAATGAACGACTCGAGCAGGACTCTGAGTATGACCTGGGTGGCCTCAGGGTCATTCTTGCACTCCTCGAACATGGTGACTGCGAGGCaggcgaagaagaaggtgtGCGCGTTGGGCCCTCTCAAGTGCCTGACGATAGAGCAGAGGAGCAGGTACTTGGCCTTGAGCGGCAGAGACTTGACCAGCCACAGAAACAAAAACAGTCTCGCGTTACTCTCTGACAGTTCCGGGGTCGAACCTGCAAATGTTCATTAATAGTTGTGTGCCCATTTTCCAGTAGCTAGCATAATACTAACTGGCGTGCTGGTAACTGGCATAATAACAAGTGAGTGGTACCGGTAACTACCAAAATACTAACAAACGCTGTGGTAAATAATAGCGGCATGGTAACAACTACCAAAATAATAACTGGCATACTAACCAAACGACACAGTAAGATAACTAATTAGCCGTATCGCTTACTTGGGTTGCTTGCAACGATCTCCATCGTGAGCGAGTTGAAGGTCATGACCGCCTGCGCAGGGCTGCCATTCGACTCCTCGGTCAAAATCAGACACAGCGCCTCCAGCTCCTGACTCGTGGGCAGCGAGGAGGTGCCGTACTTGGCCAGCGTGCTCAGCACCTTCGACACCAGGAGCGACGTCCTGTTGCGCGATATGTAGTTGGCCCAGGAGCTCGAGACCTTGGGCGGCACCTTCATCTCCGGCAGGAGGTCGACGCCCTTCATGCCCAGGCTCGGGCCCAGCGCGGCCTCGGAGCCGACGCTCGAGGCCAGGCGCTCTATTGCAAAGGTGCCGAAGAAGTTCAGGTAGTTGACGCTCACGAAGTCAGGGCAGAGACTCGCCACGTACTCGACGGAGTTGAAGTAGACGCAGGTGAAGTACTCCACGTAGTCGGCGCTCCTCTCGGCGTCGAAGTCTCCGTCCTCGCCCCGCTCCTTCGCGGGGTCCTGGCTCTCCTCTCCCGGCAGGGCCTGCCTGCTCTGTGCGGCCGCCGCCCCTGCGGCGCCGCCAAACTCCTCCTCGCTCGCACCGTAGCTGTTGATCTCAGTCGTGTATATCGAGAGGAGGTTGAAGATCCTCGCGAGGACCGGCCAGCACTTCGTCGACTTCAGGCAGCCCGTGAGGAGCGAGGGGTGCACCAGGAGCCTCAGGAAGAAGAATGAGAAGCCCGGCACGCGCGTCGGGTTAACGTACTCGAGCGCGCACAGGAAGGTCAGCTTCGATAGGACGTAGTTGCTTTCGTCGAAGCGGTCGAAGTAGACCATGAGCGAGAGCCAGATGTTGTAGGACCTGAAGTAGTGCCCCTCGTGCACGATGATGCTTGAGAGGCAGGAGAGCAGCTTCTGCAGTGCGCTGCAGGGCGGTATCTCGCCGACGCCGCCCACCAGCCTCAGCATCACGTCGACCATTTTGCAGAGCCCTTCGAAGCACTCGTACAGCGTGATTGCGCTGCCGATTGAGCCGATGCTCGAGGAGCTCGCGTTGCTCCGTGCGTCAGTCGGcgtggagctgctgcttTCGTTTCCTCCCGCTGCGTTAATCGCCGTCAGCCCTGGCGTCGCTTCGCCTCCCATTGTCTGCGTGTTCATGTTACTTAGCGCGTTCGGGTTTTTCGCGAGCGTGAATAGCTTTGACGACTTTTCAAAGTGTATGATCGTATACAGGCACGACGCGAAGAACGAGTCGGTCCCTCCCTCCATCTTAAAGAAGGCCTGCAGGTTAAACTTTTGGAAGAACTGGCGCCATGCGAAGAGCAGCGCGTCGCCCTCGACGTTCCTGCTGCACTCGATCCACTGACCGAAAAGGACTCCGAAGAGGAACCTTTGCGACTCGTTCACTGAGCATGGCAAAGGCACTCTGCGCGCTCCTCCGAGCCCGTCCATCTCCTCGTCCGCTCTGCTCTCCGCGTGATGCGCCAGCGGGTCAGCGTGTTCACTCGCCTGCTGCGACACCAATGATGCTGTCGTGCTGTCCTTGAAGTGCTGCAGACCCACCTTCGTGTTCATGTTCTGCTTCAGGATCGTCGTCAGGACCATTACGGTCGGCTTCGGTTTCGGGTCGTTTTGCGCCTCCACGatgtccttcagcagcttcgccttTGCGTCCTCGATAAGCACTCCTGGGTGCGTCTTGCATTGCTCCGTGCCGCAGTTTAGTGCTGAGAGCTCTCTCAGCAGCGTCGCTGCCACGCTCAGTGGCGCCGCCTTCTGGTCTATCAGTGCTATTGCTGTGACCACGATTGCCATCTCTATTGCGTAGAGGTTTTTCCCTCTTTCCATCGCGAGCACGAAGTAGTGCGTCAGGTCCGGCCACTCCAGCAGCCTGTATCTCAGCAGTCCTGCCACCACCATGATGTTGAACAGGTTATTGTTCTGGTCCAGCGGCAGTGAGAAGAGTATGTTTGCCATCATCTGCTTCACTGCCGGGTTAAAGCTGTTGAGCCAGTCCAGGATGCACAGGATGACCTCCAGGTTAAGCCCTGAGTGCAGCCCTGGCCCCTCAGATATGAACATCAGCAGGCACTTTGCGATTGCCAGCGAGGCCACTTCTCTGCATCCTGACGTCTCCACCAGGTTCAGGCACTTGACGATGCACGAGAAGACCTCGTGGTCGTGCGGCAGGCTGTATAGTATTCTCAGCGACTGCGTGCTGAATACGTGCGGCGCCTTCCCCGGCTCCAATCCTACGTTATAAAAGGGCGGGGGGAACATTGATATGTCCCTCAAGGGCTCTCTCAATTCCCCCAGATACTCTTCGAACATACTCAGTATAGCGTACAGCCCGtctaaaaatgatttgTGTGTTGCTTCCGTCAATAGCTAATTGCTGCGGTATTTAATAGTGTAGCTAGTGTACTCTCTGTGTCATAACCAACAGTCATGTGCTCCAACTTTCATAATAAGGAGAATGGCACATATTTTACTAATACCTCTGTGTCGTATAAGTATCtagtataaaaatatagcTGTAGCTGTTCTTACTTGAAACTGCGGCGTTCGGCGTTCCTGGTGCCGCCATCTGGTTCGCCGGCGAACTCATCGTCGGCACGCCCATCACCACCTGCCCCGGCAGCTGATGCTGCGCGACCCCCTGGGGCTGCAACTGCGGCGACGGAACTGCATTCTGCGGCAGCTGCTGAGGCATCGACGCCGGACTGTGCGGCTGCATCACTGTCGACTGAGGCGTGCCCAGTCCCTTCGACTGTCCTACGTTCAGAATCGTCTTGTACGTCGTCAGCGCCTGCTGGCCCTTGTTTCTGCTGTTCCAGCTGCTCAGGAGCGTCGGCAGGAAGTTCGGCGGCATCTTCGGCTCCCTGTGGATCGTCTTCATGATCTCCATGAAAAGCAGGTCACTTTCGCGCACTGCGTACTCCTGCGTGATCTTCTCCACCACGCTCACGCAGACCCCCAGGTTATCCTGACTCAAAATCTGCACCAGCTGCTCCACCAGCACCTGGTCGTTGCAGTCCTGCGTCCTGTGCGTCTGCAGCGATGACCTGAGGCTTTCGTGGAATGCCAGCCTCAGCGGCTCCTTGCACGTCGCTGCCACCAGGTTCGTCGAGAGCGACTCGAACATCATTCTCGTTGCTGCTCTCGTCACGTTATCGTCTTCCTCGTTTGCGAAGTCCTTTGCGATCAACACCTTCGTGCACAGTCTTGCGAGTGAGAGCGAGTGGTCGCACACCACTGAGAGCACGTGTCTTACTGCTCTTTCGATTGCCACTGGCACGAGTGCTCTGAACTGCGGCTGTATTTCGAAGAGTGCTATTGACTGCGATATGACCACTGCGTTGTGTAAGTTGTGAATCATGTTGTCTATGAACCTCGTCATGCTCATGTTGATCTGGTTGTGTGCGAAGTTGGTCGTGTTCGGCAGGTTCAGGTTCGAGGACCCTGGTCCCTGCTGTCCGCTGTTCACTCCCAGCAGCGCGTTGCTGGTCATGCCTGTTCCTATCCCTGCTCCTATTCCTGCTCCAATTGTGTTTGCCATGCTGTTTCCCATGCCTGCTCCAATGTTGCTTCCCATGGTATTTGCTCCTGGCGTCGCCATGCTACTCACGTTGCACGCCATGTTCGCCTGGCTACTCGTCGCCGTGGCTCCTGAGCTCGTCGTCAGCGTTCCTTCTCTGATCACCTTCGACAGCAGCTGGTTAAGCCTCTCTCTGTCCAGCGATGAAGTCGTCTGACTTCCTGACTGCAGGTGATTTGTTGACGACTGCAGCGTCGTCTGCGCATTCACTGCTCCCAGGTTAGAGCCTGTCACTGAGCTCGAACTCGAGCTCGAGGCTGCTGACGCTGCCAGGTTCTGTCCGGAATTCGGCGTATCGAAGTCCGGGCTCCCCTTCGGGTGGCTTTTTCCTGCGAGCAGGCTCGTCTTGTTACTGTATTCCGCCATCTCCAGGTTCAGGTGTCTGAAGAGCACCTCCACTTCGAACACCAGGTtcgtcttcaggttctGCAGGTTCCTTATTTCCATGAGGAACGACAGCATTGCCGTCGTCCACGGGTTCGGCGgcttaaatattttactcgCCTTAATGTTCTCTATGGTCTTGCATATGAAGGGCAGCACTGCCACCAGGTACCCGTTTTCGTACCCCTTCGTCAGCACTGCCTTAACGTCCAGGTGTCTGTGTATGATCGGCACGTTCCTGTGGAGCGTGATTCTTCCCAGCCAGCTCCCCAGGTTTTTTAGCAGCGTTCTGTACGCCAGCACGTCCTTGAACTGCTCCACGTTCTTCAGACACGCGTTGATGCACAGGTACGTGATCTGTATTGCCAGGTCGAAGAGCTTCGGGTAGCTCAGGTGCTCTATGAAGTTTGCGAATACGTCGTGCAGGTTGTGCTCCTTGCTCGCTCTCGTCCTGATGATGTACAGCAGCAGCCACGATGTGTAATCCTTGCTCAGCAGTGAGGACACTTCTCtcgccttcttctccacGTCGTCCG from Theileria orientalis strain Shintoku DNA, chromosome 1, complete genome encodes the following:
- a CDS encoding uncharacterized protein (haem peroxidase family protein), with the translated sequence MENTSGVNADPDPLIGQVDFDNWADFTNEEDVVNKYFYKLYVSQISTDQMIEVMKHLGSCPKESRNRSVYNTMLKILFNECRFFPKYPLQELSITAELFGKMIKHGLLLSNGPLLLLATRCILEALKRGKTSKMFQFGTIALSQFENSIASYPWFSNSLLSIPDVKETFPQLYKTCEKLQTIMTDNMKNSTYIDQSKGIVIGQAEETTQGQGQQSKKTSPQQPQGYSMDVRSSVGEWELIMGDVEVDVKVPPDSLVDHVYSIFNNMCPDDVEKKAREVSSLLSKDYTSWLLLYIIRTRASKEHNLHDVFANFIEHLSYPKLFDLAIQITYLCINACLKNVEQFKDVLAYRTLLKNLGSWLGRITLHRNVPIIHRHLDVKAVLTKGYENGYLVAVLPFICKTIENIKASKIFKPPNPWTTAMLSFLMEIRNLQNLKTNLVFEVEVLFRHLNLEMAEYSNKTSLLAGKSHPKGSPDFDTPNSGQNLAASAASSSSSSSVTGSNLGAVNAQTTLQSSTNHLQSGSQTTSSLDRERLNQLLSKVIREGTLTTSSGATATSSQANMACNVSSMATPGANTMGSNIGAGMGNSMANTIGAGIGAGIGTGMTSNALLGVNSGQQGPGSSNLNLPNTTNFAHNQINMSMTRFIDNMIHNLHNAVVISQSIALFEIQPQFRALVPVAIERAVRHVLSVVCDHSLSLARLCTKVLIAKDFANEEDDNVTRAATRMMFESLSTNLVAATCKEPLRLAFHESLRSSLQTHRTQDCNDQVLVEQLVQILSQDNLGVCVSVVEKITQEYAVRESDLLFMEIMKTIHREPKMPPNFLPTLLSSWNSRNKGQQALTTYKTILNVGQSKGLGTPQSTVMQPHSPASMPQQLPQNAVPSPQLQPQGVAQHQLPGQVVMGVPTMSSPANQMAAPGTPNAAVSSKNSYSYIFILDTYTTQRY